In Gossypium raimondii isolate GPD5lz chromosome 12, ASM2569854v1, whole genome shotgun sequence, a single window of DNA contains:
- the LOC105763323 gene encoding uncharacterized protein LOC105763323 isoform X1 produces MGKLYHVLLNHFLNHLRCLFDPVAIYSKTTAFHGLGVCSLVLFSPYMRKVQENLLQPQYIRNPVHQQTRAPSRMPKLLPQTHLQHVDEGNYMPLGQLNGLCVEHP; encoded by the exons ATGGGTAAATTATACCATGTCCTTCTCAACCACTTTCTCAACCATCTCAGGTGCCTCTTCGATCCAGTAGCTATCTACAGCAAGACGACGGCCTTCCATGGCCTTGGAGTGTGCAGCCTCGTTTTGTTCTCTCCATACATGAGAAAAG TGCAAGAGAATCTCCTTCAACCTCAATATATTAGAAACCCAGTTCACCAGCAAACCAGAGCGCCCTCTCGCATGCCAAAGCTTCTGCCACAAACGCATCTGCAACATGTAGATGAGGGTAATTACATGCCCCTA GGACAGTTGAACGGGTTATGTGTGGAGCATCCATAA
- the LOC105763323 gene encoding uncharacterized protein LOC105763323 isoform X2, with protein MGKLYHVLLNHFLNHLRCLFDPVAIYSKTTAFHGLGVCSLVLFSPYMRKVQENLLQPQYIRNPVHQQTRAPSRMPKLLPQTHLQHVDEGTVERVMCGASIT; from the exons ATGGGTAAATTATACCATGTCCTTCTCAACCACTTTCTCAACCATCTCAGGTGCCTCTTCGATCCAGTAGCTATCTACAGCAAGACGACGGCCTTCCATGGCCTTGGAGTGTGCAGCCTCGTTTTGTTCTCTCCATACATGAGAAAAG TGCAAGAGAATCTCCTTCAACCTCAATATATTAGAAACCCAGTTCACCAGCAAACCAGAGCGCCCTCTCGCATGCCAAAGCTTCTGCCACAAACGCATCTGCAACATGTAGATGAGG GGACAGTTGAACGGGTTATGTGTGGAGCATCCATAACTTGA